A region from the Brachyspira hampsonii genome encodes:
- a CDS encoding cation diffusion facilitator family transporter, producing MNSISNEKKSKYMIIEGVVSVIINILLFAFKYIVGLLTGSLSIMADAWHSLSDCISSVIVIIGGIFSKRPPDKEHPFGHGRIELITSFIVGIMLVFIGYSFFSEAIKNIMNRKTASFTTMAIVAMVVSILVKELLAQYSLWGYRKSGSKSLYADAWHHRSDSVTSIIILVGILFGKSFWWIDGVLSILVSLVIFYAAFDVIKSSVKPLIGEYPSDEIIKSINDIAKELNINDDAANLHHFHIHTYGDHSEITFHMRFPKDMTVFEAHNNVSAFENEIRKKLNIEPTIHIEAYK from the coding sequence ATGAATAGTATTAGTAATGAGAAAAAATCAAAATATATGATAATAGAGGGTGTAGTCTCTGTTATCATAAACATATTGTTATTTGCTTTTAAGTATATAGTAGGACTTTTAACAGGTTCATTATCTATTATGGCGGACGCTTGGCATTCATTGAGTGATTGTATAAGCAGTGTTATAGTTATAATAGGAGGCATATTTTCTAAAAGACCGCCTGATAAAGAACATCCATTCGGACATGGAAGAATAGAACTTATAACAAGTTTCATAGTGGGTATTATGCTTGTATTTATTGGTTATAGCTTTTTCTCTGAGGCTATAAAAAATATCATGAATAGAAAAACAGCTTCATTTACTACAATGGCAATAGTAGCTATGGTAGTTTCTATTTTGGTCAAAGAACTTTTGGCTCAGTATTCTTTATGGGGATATAGAAAGTCTGGTTCTAAATCATTATATGCAGACGCTTGGCATCATAGAAGTGATAGCGTTACTTCCATAATTATATTAGTAGGTATTTTATTTGGAAAAAGTTTTTGGTGGATAGACGGTGTATTAAGTATATTAGTTTCTCTTGTAATATTTTATGCTGCTTTTGATGTTATTAAATCTAGTGTAAAACCTTTAATAGGTGAGTATCCTTCAGATGAGATTATTAAAAGTATTAATGATATAGCTAAAGAACTAAATATTAACGATGACGCTGCTAATTTGCATCATTTTCATATACATACTTACGGAGATCATAGCGAGATAACTTTTCATATGCGTTTTCCAAAGGATATGACTGTTTTTGAAGCTCATAACAATGTAAGTGCATTTGAAAATGAGATAAGAAAAAAATTAAATATAGAGCCTACTATACATATAGAGGCTTACAAATAA
- the fabD gene encoding ACP S-malonyltransferase, which translates to MSNIAFLFPGQGSQCAGMGKSLYDNVAESKAIFDKAANILDDVDIKALCFEGTEDDLKKTENTQPALVTVGIAVYEALKAKGIKGNLFAGHSLGEITALSAAGYISFEDAVKIARTRGLLMAKAGADAPYGMAAVLGLSYDDVAKCMPENKEVVAANYNLKDQIVISGLLSAIEAVTPKLQEAGAKRVLPLKVSGAFHSPFMKPAADSLKEFLEKIEFHKNDNKVLSNVTAEVHEFDSIKENLYKQMFSTVRWYESMLNIQKQGITKVFECGPGKVLVGMSKKITPDIEAVSVFDIDSLNAACN; encoded by the coding sequence ATGTCAAATATAGCATTTTTATTTCCGGGTCAAGGTTCGCAATGTGCTGGTATGGGAAAATCTTTATATGACAATGTTGCTGAATCTAAAGCAATATTCGATAAGGCAGCAAATATATTAGATGATGTAGATATTAAAGCACTATGCTTTGAAGGAACAGAAGATGATCTTAAAAAAACAGAAAATACTCAGCCTGCTTTGGTTACAGTAGGCATTGCTGTTTATGAAGCATTAAAAGCAAAAGGAATAAAAGGAAATTTATTCGCAGGACATAGCTTGGGAGAAATTACTGCCCTTTCTGCTGCAGGATATATATCGTTTGAAGATGCTGTAAAAATAGCAAGAACAAGAGGTCTTTTAATGGCTAAAGCTGGTGCTGATGCTCCATATGGAATGGCTGCAGTGCTTGGATTAAGTTATGATGATGTTGCTAAATGTATGCCTGAAAATAAAGAGGTTGTTGCTGCTAATTATAATTTAAAAGATCAAATAGTTATATCCGGTTTATTAAGTGCAATTGAAGCAGTTACTCCTAAACTTCAGGAGGCTGGTGCTAAAAGAGTATTGCCTCTAAAAGTATCCGGTGCTTTCCACTCTCCATTTATGAAACCTGCTGCTGACAGTTTAAAAGAGTTTTTAGAAAAAATAGAGTTTCATAAAAACGATAATAAAGTTTTGTCTAATGTTACAGCAGAAGTTCATGAATTTGATTCTATAAAAGAAAATTTATATAAACAAATGTTCTCTACTGTTAGATGGTACGAAAGCATGCTTAATATACAAAAACAAGGTATAACAAAAGTATTTGAATGCGGACCTGGTAAAGTTTTAGTAGGCATGAGTAAAAAAATTACACCAGACATTGAAGCAGTTTCTGTATTTGATATAGATTCTTTAAATGCTGCTTGTAATTAA
- the ahpC gene encoding alkyl hydroperoxide reductase subunit C, with protein MSLINRKLIDFKVEAYQNGEFKTVETKDVLGKWSVFFFYPADFTFVCPTELADLNTVYEDLKKINCEVYSVSADTHFVHKAWADATETIKNLKYTMLGDPTGVLGRFFEVYVDEAGQNFRGSFIVNPEGQIKAYEVHDMGIGRDANELLRKVQAAQYVAEHGGEVCPAKWKPGSKTLKPGIDLVGKL; from the coding sequence ATGAGTTTAATCAATAGAAAACTTATCGATTTTAAAGTTGAAGCTTATCAAAACGGCGAATTCAAAACTGTTGAAACAAAAGATGTTTTAGGAAAATGGAGTGTATTTTTCTTTTATCCAGCAGACTTTACATTTGTATGTCCTACAGAATTAGCAGATTTAAATACTGTTTATGAAGATTTAAAAAAGATCAACTGCGAAGTATATTCAGTATCAGCAGACACTCACTTTGTACATAAAGCTTGGGCAGATGCTACAGAAACAATTAAAAATCTTAAATACACTATGCTTGGGGACCCAACAGGAGTATTAGGAAGATTTTTTGAAGTTTATGTAGATGAAGCTGGTCAGAATTTCCGCGGAAGCTTTATTGTAAACCCAGAAGGTCAAATCAAAGCTTATGAAGTACATGATATGGGAATCGGAAGAGATGCTAATGAATTATTGCGTAAAGTACAAGCTGCTCAGTATGTAGCTGAACATGGCGGCGAAGTTTGTCCTGCTAAATGGAAACCGGGTTCTAAAACTTTAAAACCAGGTATTGATTTAGTTGGTAAACTATAA
- a CDS encoding MalY/PatB family protein yields the protein MTIEQFNDEYLTSREGTNANKWETKKDRRFNAEGLIPMWVADMEFKAPNEVIDALNKRIMHGVFGYTILWDSYFEEFFNWQKRRYNIELKKEWISFSTGVVTSIYWLVNAFTQKGDSIIILTPVYYPFHNAVKDNDRNLIECGLKNDNGVFTIDFERLENDIVKNNVKMMIFCNPHNPVGRVWTDEEIDRTFDICKKHNVYIISDEIHQDINLGIRPFISALSIKNKDKYMDKLIVLTSASKTFNLACLLNSHVIIPNDDIRKTYNKYVSTVNRTEISLLGMVAAEAAYKYGEDWLDGLLKTIKRNYEYIKNELNEKVPDIVISPLEGTYLMFIDLRKVVNADRVKEFIQDDCKIAVDFGEWFSKDYKGFIRVNIATNFEYIKIFTDNVILQLKTKNYI from the coding sequence ATGACAATAGAACAATTTAATGATGAATATTTGACTAGCAGAGAAGGAACAAATGCTAATAAATGGGAAACTAAAAAAGATAGAAGATTCAATGCTGAGGGATTAATTCCTATGTGGGTTGCCGATATGGAGTTTAAAGCACCTAATGAAGTAATAGATGCTTTAAATAAAAGAATTATGCATGGAGTTTTCGGGTATACTATTTTGTGGGATAGTTATTTTGAGGAATTTTTTAATTGGCAGAAAAGAAGATATAATATAGAGTTAAAAAAGGAATGGATAAGTTTTTCTACAGGGGTTGTAACTTCTATATATTGGCTTGTGAATGCTTTTACTCAAAAAGGAGATTCTATTATTATACTTACACCTGTTTATTATCCTTTTCATAATGCGGTTAAAGATAATGATAGAAATTTAATTGAATGCGGATTGAAAAATGATAATGGTGTTTTTACAATAGATTTTGAGAGATTGGAAAATGATATTGTAAAAAATAATGTAAAAATGATGATATTCTGCAATCCTCATAATCCTGTGGGAAGAGTATGGACTGATGAAGAGATAGACAGAACTTTTGATATATGCAAAAAACATAATGTATATATAATTTCTGATGAGATACATCAGGATATAAATCTTGGTATAAGACCTTTTATATCTGCTCTTTCTATAAAAAATAAAGATAAGTATATGGATAAATTGATAGTATTGACTTCTGCATCAAAAACTTTTAATTTAGCCTGCCTTTTGAATTCTCATGTAATTATACCTAATGATGATATTAGAAAAACATACAATAAATATGTTAGTACCGTAAATAGAACTGAGATTAGTTTGCTTGGCATGGTTGCTGCCGAAGCTGCTTATAAATACGGAGAAGATTGGCTTGACGGACTTTTAAAAACTATAAAAAGAAATTATGAATATATTAAAAATGAATTAAATGAAAAAGTACCTGACATAGTAATAAGTCCTTTAGAGGGTACATATTTAATGTTTATAGATTTAAGAAAAGTTGTCAATGCCGACAGAGTAAAAGAGTTTATACAAGATGACTGTAAAATAGCTGTTGATTTCGGAGAATGGTTTTCTAAAGATTATAAAGGTTTTATAAGAGTAAATATTGCTACGAATTTTGAATATATTAAAATTTTTACGGATAATGTTATTTTGCAGCTTAAAACTAAAAATTATATATAA
- the floA gene encoding flotillin-like protein FloA (flotillin-like protein involved in membrane lipid rafts) — MFDFGYIPIIPMFVGIVVILILIFIFLHFFPMGIWITALFSGVRINMITLITMRLRRVNPSLIVLNQIKLWKAGLKIGTNELEAHYLAGGNPTAVADALIAADKASLDLNFERAAAIDLAGRDLVDAIRTSVSPRVIATPLIAAVAKDGIQVKATARVTVRTNINRLVGGAGEETIIARVGEGIVTTIGSSASHKEVLENPDRISQVVLAKGLDSGTAFEILSIDIADVDVGSNIGAFLQIDQAEADKKIAQAKAEERRVMAIAREQEMRAQVEEMKAKVVEAESQLPLAIAEALKKGNIGVLDYYNMKNVMADTEMRYSISGMDSMSKNNNSQPTK, encoded by the coding sequence ATGTTTGATTTTGGTTATATTCCAATTATTCCTATGTTTGTAGGTATTGTAGTAATACTTATACTAATATTTATTTTCTTACATTTTTTTCCTATGGGAATTTGGATTACAGCTTTGTTTTCCGGTGTAAGAATAAATATGATAACATTGATTACTATGCGTCTTAGAAGAGTTAATCCTTCTCTTATAGTATTGAATCAAATAAAGTTATGGAAGGCAGGCTTAAAAATAGGAACAAATGAGCTTGAGGCACATTATTTAGCGGGGGGTAATCCTACTGCTGTTGCTGATGCTTTGATAGCTGCTGATAAGGCTTCTTTGGATTTGAACTTTGAGAGGGCTGCTGCTATAGATTTGGCAGGAAGAGATTTAGTTGATGCTATAAGAACTTCTGTTTCTCCTAGAGTTATAGCTACACCTTTGATTGCTGCCGTTGCTAAAGATGGTATACAGGTTAAAGCTACTGCGAGGGTTACTGTTAGAACTAATATTAACCGTCTTGTTGGAGGTGCCGGAGAGGAAACTATTATTGCCAGAGTAGGAGAGGGTATAGTTACTACTATAGGTAGTTCTGCTTCTCATAAAGAAGTTTTAGAAAATCCGGACAGAATATCTCAGGTTGTACTTGCTAAGGGGCTTGATTCCGGTACTGCTTTTGAGATACTTTCTATTGATATTGCAGATGTTGATGTTGGAAGCAATATTGGGGCTTTCTTACAGATTGACCAAGCTGAGGCTGACAAGAAAATTGCTCAGGCTAAGGCTGAAGAGAGAAGAGTTATGGCTATAGCCCGTGAACAGGAGATGCGTGCTCAGGTTGAGGAAATGAAAGCTAAAGTTGTTGAAGCTGAATCTCAGCTTCCACTTGCTATTGCTGAGGCTCTTAAAAAAGGAAATATCGGAGTGCTTGATTATTATAATATGAAAAATGTTATGGCTGATACTGAAATGCGTTATAGTATATCCGGTATGGATTCAATGAGCAAAAATAATAATTCACAGCCGACAAAATAA
- the pyrH gene encoding UMP kinase, with the protein MKKRVLLKISGEALLGQKEYGIDNNVVDRIALEMKEAGNDTEIAVVVGGGNIFRGMQLSDKTGMVRATADSMGMLATIMNAIALKDRFMAAGTPTQILSAFNIEGMIEGFERDKAIRILERGNVLIIAGGTSNPYFTTDSTAILRALEIGASIVLKGTNVDGVYDKDPKKNEDAKMYNDITFKEAINQNLRVMDMTAFAMANDNDMPIRVFNMNKVGNITKAISGENIGTYVHN; encoded by the coding sequence ATGAAAAAAAGAGTATTGCTCAAGATATCAGGAGAAGCTTTACTTGGTCAAAAAGAATACGGTATAGATAATAATGTTGTTGATAGAATAGCATTAGAGATGAAAGAGGCTGGAAATGATACAGAAATAGCTGTTGTTGTAGGGGGAGGAAATATTTTCAGAGGTATGCAGTTATCTGATAAAACAGGCATGGTAAGAGCCACTGCAGATTCTATGGGTATGCTTGCTACTATTATGAATGCAATAGCACTAAAGGACAGATTTATGGCAGCCGGTACTCCTACTCAAATATTATCAGCTTTTAATATAGAAGGGATGATAGAAGGTTTTGAGAGAGATAAGGCTATTCGCATATTAGAACGCGGTAATGTTTTAATCATAGCGGGCGGTACTTCTAATCCTTATTTTACAACTGACAGTACAGCTATACTTAGAGCTTTAGAAATAGGTGCTTCTATAGTATTAAAAGGTACTAATGTTGATGGAGTTTATGATAAAGACCCTAAAAAAAATGAAGATGCAAAAATGTATAATGATATAACTTTTAAAGAAGCCATTAATCAGAATTTAAGAGTTATGGATATGACAGCTTTTGCTATGGCTAATGATAATGATATGCCTATAAGAGTATTCAATATGAATAAAGTCGGTAATATCACAAAAGCTATTTCCGGTGAAAATATAGGAACTTATGTACATAATTGA
- a CDS encoding GNAT family N-acetyltransferase has protein sequence MNDKKFEIRFAVSKDAGVILKFIKELACYEKLEHEVSATEDILKEWIFEKKKCEVLIASENNIEIGDALFFHNFSTFLGKAGIYLEDLYITPDYRGLGYGKRLLKEVAKIAVERGCERLDWQCLDWNKSSIDFYLSLNAVQMSDWTSYRLSHKILKSFTCE, from the coding sequence ATGAACGATAAGAAATTTGAGATTAGATTTGCTGTTAGTAAAGATGCTGGTGTAATATTAAAATTTATAAAAGAACTTGCCTGTTATGAAAAATTAGAGCATGAGGTTAGTGCAACTGAGGATATACTTAAAGAATGGATATTTGAAAAAAAGAAATGCGAAGTTTTAATAGCTTCAGAAAATAATATTGAAATAGGAGATGCATTATTTTTTCATAATTTTTCTACATTTTTGGGAAAGGCTGGAATATATTTAGAAGATTTATATATTACACCTGATTATAGGGGATTGGGATACGGTAAAAGACTTTTGAAAGAGGTTGCAAAAATCGCAGTTGAAAGAGGATGTGAAAGACTTGATTGGCAGTGTTTGGATTGGAATAAATCTAGTATTGATTTTTATTTATCACTTAATGCTGTTCAGATGTCAGATTGGACTTCTTATAGGCTTAGCCATAAAATTTTAAAATCGTTTACTTGTGAATAA